From Triticum aestivum cultivar Chinese Spring chromosome 4A, IWGSC CS RefSeq v2.1, whole genome shotgun sequence, a single genomic window includes:
- the LOC123086716 gene encoding putative B3 domain-containing protein Os04g0347400: MASDSNRKAPCGKPQFLKVLFTDFMEKMPIPAKFMRRHLAAEPGLRPATLMSPLGKFWHVDVVRDGHGDDSDVYFAGGWAEFVRANRLEEENFLVFKYEGNMVFTVKVFETSGCIKNYDDLVVAGALLEQAAPRKRSSTGCGSQPTSKGHGGTHAQKTRKVSDRSLTGDGAIQAKKQYKPRRILMEENDGEQDATTEKYAQADTHSGIATEAKESDYTGTLPFYAKTATPCNIRYSYMASSLAGSKSNLYSLVQIDMHCELIKFCVMNGIATNRLMILKDSGGRSWPVKLTLTSDQARMKAGWGHFSGHHRIKVGDLCVFHLVDEHTFNVSIRRAE, translated from the exons ATGGCTTCCGACAGCAACCGGAAGGCTCCCTGCGGCAAGCCTCAGTTCCTCAAGGTGCTCTTCACGGACTTCATGGAGAAGATGCCGATCCCGGCCAAGTTCATGCGGCGGCACCTGGCAGCGGAGCCCGGGCTTCGGCCGGCCACCCTGATGAGCCCGTTGGGCAAGTTCTGGCATGTCGACGTGGTCCGAGACGGCCACGGCGACGACAGCGACGTCTACTTCGCCGGCGGCTGGGCCGAGTTCGTGAGGGCCAACAGGCTGGAGGAGGAGAACTTCCTGGTGTTCAAGTACGAAGGGAACATGGTGTTCACCGTGAAGGTGTTCGAGACGTCCGGGTGCATCAAGAACTACGACGACCTTGTCGTCGCCGGCGCATTGTTAGAGCAGGCAGCACCGAGGAAGCGGTCCAGCACTGGCTGTGGATCGCAGCCTACCTCCAAGGGCCATG GTGGTACACATGCTCAGAAAACCAGGAAGGTCAGTGACAGGAGCCTTACCGGTGATGGTGCCATACAGGCAAAGAAGCAGTACAAACCTCGCAGGATTCTGATGGAAGAAAATGATGGCGAGCAAGATGCCACCACAGAGAAGTACGCCCAAGCGGACACCCACTCCGGCATCGCAACGGAGGCCAAGGAGTCTGACTACACCGGCACCCTCCCTTTCTACGCCAAGACGGCGACTCCTTGCAACATTCGCTACAGCTACATGGCAAGTTCTTTAGCTGGTTCAAAATCAAATCTATACTCTCTAGTTCAGATAGATATGCACTGTGAACTTATA AAGTTCTGTGTCATGAACGGCATCGCGACGAACCGGCTGATGATACTCAAGGACTCGGGCGGGAGGTCGTGGCCCGTGAAGCTGACGCTGACGAGCGACCAGGCGCGCATGAAGGCCGGGTGGGGCCACTTCTCCGGCCACCACAGGATCAAGGTCGGGGACCTCTGTGTCTTCCACCTCGTCGACGAGCACACCTTCAACGTCAGCATAAGGAGGGCCGAGTAA
- the LOC123086714 gene encoding protein TPLATE has translation MDLLIAQITTDLRSSDALRQSSALLQALQQCAAGRDVSALARTAATEILAAPSSAVCKRVALDLLRALPLPPDLLDPLLLSSLRSDLSFPDPDVAASSIASFPSLPSHLLPTLLSSAHADIAAALSSPAESLRLAAVTSLSSLLPRDDLALMCSTNPSLMGHATTWWGRLTELALDSADAVAAAAFEALARLFQELDARRMSRLAGDKLVDGEGALAVRAQWAADAINFIWSRRNMLIARSMVMPVESFRVTVYPLVHAAKMVASGAVNTLRQIAKPGDTTIADTVEASAEKLVGVSDIVSHLLPFLSSLEPPLVFEVGINMLSLADAPGGKPEWASAAIIAILTLWDRQEFSSMRETIVRAVVANLHLLDLGMQVSLFKRLLQMLKNLRAESDRMHALACICRTALCVDLFAKESVRRGQKPVPGTDVISLFEDARVKDDLNSITSKSLFREELVASLVESCFQLSLPLPEQKNSGTESRVIGALAYGTGYGALNWTEPALDVVEVCRPCVLWDCDGRTYAIDCYLKLLVRLCHIYDTRGGVKTIKTGASQDQILNETRLRNLQLQLIRDLREVHTSRISSRLIWAISEHFDLEGLDPLLADDPEDPLNIIISNMHKTLFNTDSSATTSNRIQDVQAVLICAQRLGTRNARAGQLLSKELEEFRSSTSADSVTKHQSRYVLQIIKYVTNHPDNRWVGVGDATGDYPFSHHKLTVQFSEAAAAQDRKLEGLVHKAIQELWRPNPSQLTLLQTKGIGALHKDLPKARTLTGSSDPCYIEAYHLADPTDGRITLHLKILNLTELELNRVDIRVGLSGALYYMDGFSRTVRHLRNLVSQDPVQSSVTVGVSHFERCSLWVQVLYYPFYGSGGSADYEGDYAEEDSQMTRQKRALRPELGEPVVLRCQPYKIPLAELLLPYECSPVEYFRLWPGLPAMVECTGTYTYEGSGFKATAAQQYDSSPFLSGLKSIYSKPFHQVCSHFIRTVAGFQLCYAAKTWFGGFVGMMIFGASEVSRNVDLGDETTTMICKFVVRASDESITREIESDLQGWLDDITDGAVEYMPEEEVKSTAAERLKISMERIALLKAAKPKMPPAKTEQEEEERKQSEELDGFGNPKGPSTLSKLTAEEAEHRALQAAVLQEWHQLCKEKAMKAQ, from the exons ATGGACCTCCTCATCGCGCAGATCACCACCGATCTCCGCTCCTCGGACGCTCTCCGGCAGTCGTCAGCGCTCCTGCAGGCCCTGCAGCAGTGCGCCGCCGGCCGCGACGTCTCCGCGCTAGCCCGCACCGCCGCCACCGAGATCCTAGCGGCGCCCTCCTCGGCCGTCTGCAAGCGCGTTGCGCTCGACCTTCTCCGTGCGCTGCCCCTGCCCCCCGATCTCCTCGACCCGCTCCTGCTCTCCTCCCTACGCTCCGACCTCTCCTTCCCGGATCCCGACGTCGCCGCCTCCTCCATCGCCTCATTCCCGTCGCTCCCCTCGCACCTACTCCCAACCCTCCTCTCCTCCGCGCACGCCGACATCGCTGCCGCTCTCTCCTCGCCCGCCGAGTCACTCCGCCTTGCCGCCGTTacctccctctcctccctcctcccgcgCGATGACCTCGCGCTCATGTGCTCCACCAACCCCTCGCTCATGGGGCACGCCACCACCTGGTGGGGCCGTCTGACCGAGCTGGCCTTAGACTCCGCAGACGCAGTGGCAGCCGCAGCGTTCGAGGCACTTGCTCGGTTGTTCCAGGAGCTGGACGCGCGGCGTATGAGCCGGCTTGCTGGGGACAAGCTCGTTGATGGAGAGGGCGCGCTCGCTGTGCGTGCCCAGTGGGCAGCTGACGCCATCAACTTCATCTGGTCCCGGCGAAATATGCTCATTGCTCGATCCATGGTTATGCCCGTTGAGAGCTTCCGGGTCACTGTGTACCCTCTTGTGCATGCAGCAAAAATGGTTGCATCTGGCGCGGTGAACACGCTGCGGCAGATTGCCAAACCGGGAGACACTACAATAGCCGATACCGTGGAGGCGAGTGCGGAGAAGTTGGTGGGGGTGTCTGACATTGTCTCGCACTTGCTTCCTTTCCTTAGCTCGCTGGAACCGCCACTGGTGTTTGAGGTGGGGATCAATATGCTCTCGCTCGCAGATGCGCCCGGAGGCAAGCCGGAGTGGGCTTCAGCTGCCATTATTGCAATCCTAACACTATGGGACCGACAAGAGTTCTCATCGATGAGGGAGACGATCGTCAGGGCTGTTGTGGCGAATCTCCATTTGCTGGATCTTGGAATGCAG GTGTCTCTGTTCAAAAGGCTGCTTCAGATGCTGAAAAATTTGAGAGCCGAATCAGATAGAATGCATGCATTGGCATGCATTTGCCGAACTGCCCTTTGTGTTGATCTTTTTGCAAAGGAGAGCGTTCGAAGAGGTCAGAAGCCCGTTCCAGGAACAGATGTGATATCTCTTTTTGAGGATGCAAGGGTGAAGGATGATCTAAACAGCATAACAAGCAAAAGCTTGTTCAGAGAAGAGCTAGTTGCCTCACTGGTTGAAAGTTGTTTCCAGCTATCTCTTCCACTACCTGAGCAGAAGAATTCTGGGACAGAGAGTAGAGTTATAGGGGCATTAGCCTATGGAACTGGTTACGGTGCGTTGAATTGGACAGAACCTGCTTTGGATGTGGTGGAAGTTTGCAGGCCTTGTGTTCTCTGGGACTGTGACGGGCGCACCTATGCAATCGATTGCTACCTGAAGTTGCTTGTACGGCTTTGTCATATATATGATACCAGAGGCGGCGTAAAGACAATTAAGACTGGTGCATCTCAAGATCAGATTTTAAATGAGACTAGACTTCGAAATTTGCAGCTACAGCTTATTAGGGATCTTCGCGAG GTTCATACCTCAAGAATATCATCACGGCTGATATGGGCAATTTCTGAACACTTTGATCTTGAAGGTCTTGATCCTCTTTTAGCTGATGACCCAGAGGATCCTCTGAATATCATCATATCTAACATGCATAAGACTTTATTCAACACCGATTCCTCTGCCACTACATCAAATAGGATACAAGATGTGCAGGCTGTCCTCATATGCGCTCAGCGTTTGGGAACCAGAAATGCAAGAGCCGGCCAGCTCCTCAGTAAAGAATTGGAGGAGTTCAGGTCAAGTACTTCAGCTGATTCTGTCACCAAGCATCAGTCACGTTATGTCTTGCAGATAATAAAGTATGTGACGAATCATCCAGATAACAG GTGGGTTGGTGTAGGTGATGCTACAGGAGATTACCCTTTTAGCCACCACAAGCTTACAGTTCAGTTTTCAGAGGCTGCTGCTGCACAAGATAGGAAATTGGAGGGATTAGTTCACAAGGCCATCCAGGAGCTTTGGAGGCCCAATCCCAGCCAGTTAACGCTCCTACAGACGAAGGGTATCGGTGCTTTGCACAAAGATCTTCCAAAAGCACGCACTCTGACTGGCAGCAGTGATCCATGTTACATCGAAGCATATCATTTGGCGGATCCAACTGATGGCAGAATCACCCTACATTTAAAG ATTTTGAATTTGACTGAGCTGGAACTCAACAGGGTGGATATCCGAGTTGGGCTCTCTGGAGCACTGTATTATATGGATGGATTTTCCCGCACTGTTCGCCACCTGCGTAATCTTGTTTCCCAG GATCCAGTCCAAAGTAGTGTCACTGTGGGAGTTTCACATTTTGAGAGATGCTCTCTCTGGGTTCAAGTCCTGTATTACCCATTCTACGGAAGTGGAGGATCGGCAGACTATGAAGGAGATTATGCAGAAGAGGACTCACAAATGACGAGGCAGAAGCGCGCGCTCCGGCCAGAGCTTGGGGAGCCGGTTGTTTTACGGTGTCAGCCCTACAAGATCCCTCTCGCCGAACTTCTCTTGCCATATGAATGCTCTCCAGTTGAGTATTTCCGTCTATGGCCAGGCTTGCCAGCCATGGTTGAGTGCACTGGCACATACACATATGAAGGTAGCGGTTTCAAGGCCACTGCTGCTCAGCAGTATGATAGCTCTCCTTTCCTCAGTGGGTTGAAGTCAATTTATTCCAAGCCCTTCCATCAAGTCTGCTCTCATTTCATCCGAACAGTTGCTGGGTTCCAG TTGTGTTACGCCGCAAAGACATGGTTTGGTGGGTTTGTGGGCATGATGATCTTCGGTGCAAGTGAGGTGAGCCGAAATGTAGATCTGGGTGACGAGACAACCACGATGATATGCAAGTTTGTCGTGCGTGCATCTGATGAATCGATCACAAGAGAGATCGAGTCGGACCTCCAGGGCTGGCTGGACGACATCACGGACGGCGCTGTTGAATACATGCCCGAAGAGGAGGTGAAGAGCACAGCTGCGGAGCGACTGAAGATATCCATGGAGAGGATAGCGCTACTCAAGGCAGCCAAACCTAAGATGCCGCCCGCGAAAACCGagcaagaggaagaggagaggaagcAGAGCGAGGAGTTGGACGGATTTGGGAACCCCAAGGGCCCCTCCACGCTCTCCAAGCTCACAGCGGAGGAAGCCGAGCACCGTGCCCTCCAAGCAGCCGTGCTCCAGGAGTGGCACCAGCTGTGCAAGGAGAAAGCCATGAAGGCACAGTGA
- the LOC123086715 gene encoding putative pentatricopeptide repeat-containing protein At4g17915 — MTWARTRLSTRLMNVCLAALCRGGGLARAESVLVDAIRLGMPPDVVTYNTLLAAHCRASGLDAGFSVLRRMREAGVSPDAVTYNSLIAGAARRGLTMRALDLFDEMLQAGVAPDAWSYNALMHCLFRSGHPEDAYRVFADMAEKGVAPCATTYNTLLDGLFRFGHAINAYRMFRYLQRTGLPVGIVTYNTMINGLCKSGKVGYARMVLRELGRTKHAPNVVTYTTVMKCCFKYGRFDQGLETFLSLLDGGYIPDLFPYCTVISALVKKGRMEEANTYSELMIRSGFRLDSACYNTLIYLRCQEGKLDDAFELLSMMEEGGLESDEYTFSILVNGLCKMGHFEAAHKQLCYMEIRDMDSNIVAYNCLVDALCKSDEVDAAIKLLHNMKLKDDFTYTSLVHGLCKVGRYHMASKFLRICLREGNSVLASAKRAVIAGLRSAGFQNDVRKVRAALRMARLLNHNPSPRKTVFNFTGWSCRIEKIN; from the coding sequence ATGACCTGGGCGCGGACGCGGCTGTCCACGCGGCTCATGAACGTCTGCCTCGCGGCGCTCTGCCGCGGCGGCGGCCTCGCCCGGGCGGAGTCCGTCCTCGTCGACGCCATCCGCCTCGGCATGCCCCCCGACGTCGTCACCTACAACACCCTCCTCGCCGCGCACTGCCGCGCCTCGGGCCTCGACGCGGGGTTTTCCGTCCTGCGCCGGATGCGGGAGGCCGGGGTGAGCCCCGACGCCGTCACCTACAACTCCCTCATCGCCGGCGCCGCGCGGAGGGGGCTCACGATGCGCGCCCTCGACCTGTTCGACGAAATGCTCCAGGCGGGGGTCGCCCCCGACGCCTGGAGCTACAACGCGCTCATGCACTGCTTGTTCCGGTCTGGCCACCCGGAGGATGCCTACCGGGTGTTTGCCGATATGGCCGAGAAAGGCGTCGCGCCGTGCGCCACCACCTACAACACACTCCTGGACGGGCTCTTCAGGTTCGGTCACGCGATCAACGCGTACAGGATGTTCAGGTATCTGCAGAGGACGGGGCTCCCGGTGGGCATTGTGACTTACAACACGATGATCAATGGGCTGTGCAAGTCAGGCAAGGTGGGGTACGCCCGCATGGTCCTCAGGGAGCTTGGGAGGACCAAGCATGCCCCGAACGTCGTCACTTACACGACGGTCATGAAGTGCTGCTTTAAGTACGGCAGGTTTGATCAGGGGCTGGAGACCTTCTTGTCATTGCTGGACGGAGGGTACATTCCAGATCTCTTCCCATACTGCACGGTGATTAGTGCGTTAGTCAAGAAGGGACGGATGGAAGAAGCCAATACCTACAGTGAGCTAATGATACGGAGTGGGTTCAGGCTTGACAGTGCATGCTATAATACGCTGATTTACCTGCGATGCCAGGAAGGGAAGCTGGATGACGCGTTTGAGCTGCTGAGTATGATGGAAGAGGGTGGTCTGGAGAGTGATGAGTACACATTCTCAATTTTGGTCAATGGTTTGTGCAAGATGGGACATTTCGAGGCTGCACATAAGCAGTTATGTTACATGGAGATAAGGGACATGGATTCAAATATTGTTGCTTACAATTGCTTGGTGGACGCACTCTGCAAATCTGATGAGGTGGATGCAGCCATCAAATTACTTCACAACATGAAGCTGAAGGATGATTTTACTTACACATCACTAGTCCATGGTCTATGTAAGGTGGGTAGGTATCATATGGCATCCAAATTCTTGCGGATCTGCTTGCGTGAAGGGAACAGTGTTCTTGCATCTGCAAAGCGTGCTGTCATTGCTGGCCTTCGTAGTGCAGGGTTTCAGAATGACGTGAGGAAAGTTCGGGCAGCGTTACGTATGGCTAGGCTGTTAAACCATAATCCAAGTCCAAGGAAAACAGTCTTCAACTTCACTGGGTGGTCCTGCAGAATCGAGAAGATCAATTGA